The region CCGGAGCTTGAAGCCAAGCCAGACACCTTCAAGGTCCCTGAAAACACACATTAGAGGAGTAAAACAAGGAAGAGCGTATGGGAGCCACCTCCTCACTGCACAGCGGTAGGATGTTTGGATAAAAGCCACAGAGAGGATTATTTGGATGATGTTCAATTTTGGAAACGTTCTAACCTCAAAGAGCAAGTCTGTATTTTGTTATTACAGAGGTGATCTCAACAAATGATACTGATAGATTTATACTGTTGAACGGCAAATTGCACCTGTTAATGTTACAACATGTCACACTTCTGAGTCCTGGTTCCTCACAGAGGTATGCCAATTTATTGTGGCACTGACAGTGGGTACAATAGTCAAGCCTGCATGACTCTGTCAATACTGCAAAGGTGCAAATCATGTTATCATGGGCGACTTCGAACTTGCTGCACGAAGCTCCACTGAACAGATTTAATGGGAGAAGATTGTGGGAGAGAGGTACATTAGAAGAGTTGCCCATAGCTGCACTTGGAGTAGCAGCAATTCTCTTCCAAATTTCCCTTTTAATAGCTTGTAGACTTCTGTAAGTACAGCATTAATAGTCTTTGCCCAACCCTTCCAAATGACATCATTTCTACTGCCAGTTGGGCATCAAATATATAACTGTCCCTCACAACAGGTACAAGTGGAGGGATTTGTCCTGTGTCCACAGAGTTTAAAAGGTGAGGTTTCAAAAAACATCAGTGATGCAGAATAAAGCCCTTACATAGGTCTGCTCCCACTCAACAGAGTGAGCTGTCATGCCAGAGGTGGGAGAAGCCATGTGGAAGTCCACCACAACAGGAAGGAGTTTGTTGTTAGCTGAACATTACATGGTCATCAAAACCGCAGCCACATTACCTTGCAGACAAATGGTTACTTCCCTTCTACACACTTCTGATTACAGGAAGATTATTATTGTAAGAGTgtattgcaaaagaaaagaaaacgttctagggattttttttttttccccatacgTTTTATCTCTGGAGCTTATATTAGTATTTGCCTCAATCAGGCATGGGTTGTGGTGTGTATGAATGTTTGTCCCTTAAAGCTTGTGATAAACTcacttttctattaaaaagtttaaatacttgttataaataatttctccaTATTTGTATGCTTTGATCTAATCTACCACATAGTTTTAGCTAAAATGGTTGTGGTTCTAAAGATTACAAGTATTAGGAGGAAGAAATAAGTTGTAGAAATTATCTTCAGCTTGCAGCTTGTTTTACAAAGGTTTAAAATGCCCTTTCTTTGCTAACTCCATCTAAAGAGCTTCTGACCCAGTCCTTTTCATGTACAGTCACCagtctaataataataataataattttcagatgGGATCAATAAGGCCATTGCTTTGCACTTAGGAATGCTAATAGAACCTTAATATTAATAAGGAAACACCTTCAGAAGTAGTGTTTCTGCTTAAGCAATCAGAGGAGAACTTAGTTTGTACTCCTGATAAACACTTCAGCTCCCTATGCCTCACTACTACTGCAGATCTGAAGTCCAAGGATGCGTTTGAAACAATGTGCCCCGAGACAGAAAATCCGTTGGTACAGAACCGGTTCTGTTCTTCACCATTTACGTGCTGTCTGAAAGGCGTACTACAGTGCAATCCAAACCACCTATCTCCTGGGTCCCCGTTCACAGAAACTGAAAGCGCTATTTGGGTACATGGGCATTTGTGCTGACAATGAGTTTAATGTTTTTGTGCAAGAATCAGATTTGTGGTCCAGCCTTGGCTCCTTTGCGTGGCTTCACTTAGGCAAAGGGGTTGCTCCCAGCCTATCCCCAATCTACAGTAGGTATTTGGGGTGGAATTTGACCAGAATTATACCTGGTACTTTACTCAGCTTTGAAATGGCTAATGCattgaaataaaactgctttacTGTCATCATTTGTGTGCTTGGCACTGCCACTTCTTCTTTACAAATCCTCACATTTATCACCAAATAgcttaaaaagcaacaaagggTTATAACTGGCTTGACCATAGATGTCATGAGGCCTCACCATTGTACCTTCTCCTCCTGTTAGCTCCAGCTATTGCCAGATCACTGTCAACCCAGTCATACACAATAATGCCCCATTACAACTGGAATGGTTTGTTAAACTTCATAGCACTTAGAAATGCTCCCGAGGCACCAAAAATGTCTCGATTCAGAACTGAACATATAATACCTGCCAAATTTGCAGGTTTGAAACCACTTCcaataagaattaaaaaggcCCTCTTCACAGCTGAAATAGGGCTATCAATACTTGACTTGTCTGCCCATGTGAAATAGCGGGTTCTTTTCTCTGACGTCgcaatttagtttaaaatagcTTTGATGATGACAGGGTACACGCGAGTGATAAAAACATAAAGATGACAGTCTAATCTTACAAAGATGACCGATCACTGATAAGAGATTAAGTCACACAACATTTGAAAAACCAGATTATCTGTCTGCTAGGATAGTGTCTGTGTACACCTCCTGCTGAGCCGTGCTGAGATGGCAACGACATATGAAGATGCTATTTcttaaaaaccagaaatgctTCACAGAATTTCTCAAACCATTGGGATAAAAGCAAGCGAGCAAGTAAGGAAAAAGCTCTGATCTTATACTGGGCTTTTTTTGTCAAACTAATTTTTCAGGCTAGTAAAGTATTTAGATGTACAgcatataaataatttagaGACACTATAAAAAGGTCTAAATTAGCCAATTCTGCCCTATAATTAGCACTCACAGCTATGCTGGCAATGGGTGGGTGATTATTAAACACCTTTTATTATTGGTTTTATGTACtacaataaaaaatgaaaattatacttACAAGAATTATTAGACATGCTGGTCCTATAAAACTCCATATAAAGTTATTCTTTGTGCTGAGCCAACATCTGAAAagtaaacagcagaaaatgccTTGAAACGTGCTATTGTGACTATTGCATCCTTGGTGTATGTTGATCTAGACACAGAAACAGCAACTTACACTTCTGTGGTGCCATAGTACTTGTATCCTAGTGCGGCAGAGATTCCAACGACCACGGCTGGACTGACATAGCCAAAGACATAGAAATTCTTGTGCAAGAAACCCTTGTTGTAGATGACTCCCACAACTATAAGGTAGAGGTGAATACCTTCAATGCACATCCATGCAAAAGCAGCTAGAAGGAAATAATGGAGTAATCCAGCAGTGATTGAACAGAAGAGCTAGAAATTAAATCAGAGAAAGCAAGAGTCATAATTCTATTAATAAGTCCATGTTAATATAACAGCATATGCACAGCAACCTAGTGATGTTAAAGTGGTGGTCCAGCAGCCCAGAGGTAATGCTGTGTGACAAGAACTTGGCCTACACCCACGAGCACACTTGTTCATTAGTGTTTTCTGTAGCAACTGGTAACATAGACTAcattcaacttttaaaattggTGCACGTCTTCCCAGAAAAACTGCATAAACAAATTGACAAGGTTGATCCCGTAGTTACAGCTGAGTGGTCTATATGCTTTCCTGAGCTAGACAAAgttcatttttatgattttgaTGACAATGTAATTAGGCATCACAAGGAATTATTTCCGAAATAACTTTTGTTACTacaaaatgtttgtaaaatgaTATTGCTCAATCAATCAGTACTGGAGTGCTACCTCGGGGATAGCAGCTCGTATTTTTTCAGGTAATTTTAAATCCCATTCAGCTACTTATAGTAGGAGCATTTTGATAATTTATGcataatttaatttcctcaaACTAATCTGAGATGCAAAAATCAACAGCCCAAccttaatgaaaagaaacagggatGGGTCAAGACCTCACATGTAGAAAGGAAAGGGGTCCTCCAGCCACCAGCACAATGCCTTCAATGCCAGCTTGGGACTGCAGCTCTGGCCTGGCTTTTGGGGAAACTTGTCACCCAGAGAGCCACCAATGTGGCTTTGTACCGCATCCAAATGGATGTGAAAAGTCAAAGTGCTAAACACATTGAGACCACAGTCTTGGTTAAGCTGACAAAGTTTAAATGATATCCACGGAGGATGGTGGATGAAGACCCTACTTCTTTAAATGACCATTTTATATTTCCTGTTACTGGACTGGGAAGTCGGTGTCCCTAGAATATTCATACTGATACTAGGAAATATTGGAAGCAGATGGAAGATCATAACTTGTACTGTATATTTACCTTACAACACAAAATCAAGATACAAGCAAAAACTACCCACCTTATTAGTGTTCATATTAATTCcaatcagaaaaataagttccgccaggaaaaggctgcagcagaggtTTTTGTGAATTGTCGTTCTAGTGCTTTGAATTTCACTGAAGAACCAGAATGTAAAAATGCACATGGAGAGGCAAATCAACGAAATAATTATTCCTAGCTGAGTGATTCTTGTAAGAATGTTATAATTTGTAACACCCTGGGGGAAAATtataatataatatttaaaagaatagcTTTGTACCTTCTCAAGAAAGACCTCATTCTATAATacagttcttttcttcttttctacaaaatattAATCAAAACTGTTTGTAGAGTTTCACTGTAAATGTACACTTTAGATAATCTAAAAAGTATTGTTTTTTTGTGAGACAGATATAATTCTAGGGGAAATTAGTAATGAATTGTATATATTCCTGCTCTTgcattttctgatatttcttaACAAAACTTTTTATTAACAGCAGTATCTCctaatatgattttaaaaatcagatcaTTTTAGTGAATGACAAATACACTGGCAGTAGGACATATATTAATATGACATGaacattttctaatataaaaGGACTTATCACAGCAGTGACTTAGATAAGCAAAATTGAATAACCTTCTTACTGAATTTGCAACATGATCAAAACAACTCTGAAATAACAATCACTTCAAACAAATGCTATTCCAGATATGTAACATGAACATTCTCCAAAGAAACACAGGCTATTTTAATATcagatgcaaatattttctgtataggAATACAGTTGCATTTGCTGCTTGGTATTTGCACAAACAATCTCTGAAATACATGACTGTGCATCAGCATACGGATAGTATTCGACTGACCATAAAATGGATctaaggtggttttttttttcctaaataaaggACCAGAGATTATTCTCCTCCCAgccttccttttcaaaataactATATAAGTACCTGCAAAGGTTTTAAATTTGAACTGAAGAGTTAGGATGCTATTTAGCAACCAGGAAACAGCCTCTATCAGCATGAAATTCACAGTGTGAGAGAACTGTCTCAATACAGTATATTCATGCTAATATTCTGCTTGCTGTCAGTTCCGATACCTTATAAAGCTGCCTCCTGAGGCAAGACCCGAGCTCCTGCGGATCTGGAAATCCATGGGGCCTCTTAATATAAGGAGGACATAAATTGAGTGGTCATTTGCACGATTTTGTGCTGGTCATGAGTGTCCATGTTTAATAGTCTTAAACTTCAAATTGATTATGCTGTTGTGAACTCTCAGGAGAgaatttaaagcagatttttagaTGCCAAGGTTAGACTAATGGGTGGCAAAGtttagagagagagaaattcaaGGCCATATGGTTACTGACCACCAATGAATGCCAGCTAAATCCCACAGCGGTCTTAAATtgggatttaaaattaaaagcaatgcaCCAAAAATAAGCACAACAGACTGTGTATTTGGAACAAGATACTTTGCTGCATCACTGCTCTGTAATACTGCAGAAAAGACATAAGGAAATTCAAACGCATATGGGAGGAATTTTGTTTGCTCTGTGCACAATAAATTGTGTGTTTGCTGAACAAAAACAAGAGACAACCTAAAGGGGGAAAAGTGCACAAgttgcactgaaataaaaacataaggAATGAAGACAGGAGAAAGTATCAGGTAAAACACTAAATTAAAATAGCACTTACAACAGAGCCACCTGAGGAcatcaaaacagcaaaatgagtCAGATGATTACATTTGCATGAGATATGAGTAGAGTTGGAATGTGTCAGCTCACAGCCTTCTGTAGCCCAGTTGCCGTTCATTGTGTCTGCTGAGTAGTTCCAAAATGcacatttaatatctttatccGCAGTCTGGAACAGAAACAAGATGTTTTACTGATGGCAAAAGGCAGGATATTTCCCATCAAGAGACCTTTCTTACGTTAGCCAGCgcaattcattaaaaattgcTTGTTACCGTTGGAAGGCtgggaaacaaaaagcacaTTCTGCAAGGCCTATTCCAAGCAATTAAAACATAGCTGGGGATGGAAGCATTTCATCCACACAGCTAACACCCCACCAAACATGTAGGCTAATCAGATTACTGGACTCTTCTGGCACTTGTACAGGTGTTGGAATTTTTATCTACTGAAAACATTGTTATATATACCCCTGCACCTGCTAAACATGGACTGAACCCCAAGGTTACGGCCACGTTGCTTGTCCTGCTCATAGTCCCTTCCAAACGAGCAGTTCAAAAAACTGAGACTTATTCTGTGCATTTTACAAAGTAATCTGGGATAAAGCCAGGGTCATATCACACCTGCTACATCAGGTGCGATGACAGCGATGAATAAGACCATTAGTATTATTTATTACAGTTAGTGCTTACTAACACTAGCCAAAGATAAGGTCCCCACTGTACTAGAGGctgtataaatatatgcaaatttaTATAAAGGTGATCTCTAGCTCAAATATTAGAAGGCAAGtaacaaatttaaaaagctgcatAACCAAGGTGAGCACCTTGTCCTGCTGCCCACCTCCCTTCAGAATCACTTTCTTGTTATGTTTCTGATAATTTGTTGTGCCACATAAGGTAATTCTTCATATACAAGTGAAGTCAGCAAAATCTATATATACTGGAAGTAAAACTCtcagttttaaatatatgcgttcagatttcagaaataacaaagtTGCAATACTATAGGTTCTGCTATTACCTCCTAGCTGCAGGTTAATTTTTTGCGTTAAGGTTAAAGcatttctgcactttttttaGTATGCATGCTAACCATCTGATAaactttcaggggaaaaaaaaaaaaaagacgccTCAACACAGAACAGTCAAGATCCTGTCATATTCTCTGGCTTAGGCATCTACATTTCATTCATACTGCAACCCAGCAAAGATGGCATTGTTGCCCTTGCTTTAGTTCCGTAGCAATTTTCAGCTGTATCATATTTAGTATATTGCACTTAGGATGTCACGTTTGAGATTAATCTTATTAGAGAAATAAATGACAAACTCATCAGCAAACTATAAAATTATGTCTCAATATATCATACACTGTAGGTATGGTTACATCACATAAAATGATTAgttattgttttgctttatttgaagttgataataaaaaaaccccttacctTGGCATACTTTAaggtaaatattattttctcgAGCTCATAGAGCGTAGGTGGATTTGAGCTAATTGCAACAGCTATAACTGATGAGCTTACTGtctgtctctgctctgaagTCTCTTTCAAGGAGCGGTTTTTAGGTGATGAAAGCAAAGAACCGATATTGCTATACCGCAGAAAGACAACTGCAACGGTGCCTATCAATCAAACAGACCATGTTTAGTAGTTTGTGCGTTTTTTTTATAGAAGAACAAAATTGAAGACATTAAGGAAACAATAAACAATCGACATTATTACTGCTATTgcataaaatatgcaaaacagaTGGAATCTTTGTAGAATacttataaaaatgttttagagaCAATGAAATAtagctttatttaaaactatGTAACTgccattagaaataaaaatgtgtgttcGCATTGGAAATTCTAATTAGATATAcgcatacatttttttttctagagtaATATATGTTTGCTGCGGTTCTGCAATTGGCTACACATGTGGTGTCACGTCTCATAAAGCAAAATGGCCCAGACCTGAGGTAAATATTGGGCCTCTCTGAAGCACCTGGCTTGTTTTGACTTCCATTACAGTGGAGCCAGGGTAGAAGAcacataaggaaaaagaaagcaaaaggtatTTTAGGATGCAGTGCTGATCTGAAAAACAGTCATGATTTTTCTCCCTGGTGCCAAGATAAGCCATATTTTTAGGTACTGCTAGGTGGTGAGATTCAGATTAGCTGGAAGattaagacttaaaaaaatcttgtctgtGTTTATTAGGTTAGGTGTTTCAATTCCAGAGCTGTTTAAACACATTTATCTATTTTCAGAGATGACAGTAGTTGTAAGCCATTTCTGTAGCACTCTGAGGTCCAAGCCAAGATCTGGACCCTGCTGGTTTTGGTACTGAAGAATACATGGTCTTGCCCCAGTGCGCCACTCTCTGAATAGAAAGGATGCACTGATTTTTGGAGGAGAAGTGACAGAGTTGAAGGGGCCAGTCCAAGGTCCCACAGCCGATCTATGGCTGAGAAAAGGATAAACCTCAGGTCTCTGGTACCAAGACCAGTAACTCACTGGGTACTCACTGTGCCATTGGAAATGTTAGAAATACTAGTCTTGAGACAATAAAGGGGCAAAATGATAAAAACAGGTGGTAAAAATACCTTGAGTCCTCTGTAGTTAGCAGGGCTGAAGCTCAGTCTTGGCAAACTGCAGATTTGGTTATTTATTACTGTGTACAAGTCTATCCAAGGTGTTTATTACCTACCTACACCTACTCTCTAaccctttttttcttaccaTTAGGATGAGATTCCTGTCTCTTCTTTGGAGAGATCTTTATGTAGTCTCCCCCCATGTATACGTGAGGGTGAATGTGTTTCATGTGGTGTGaatcaaaagcaaaaacctTGAGtgctgcaaaagaagaaaaatactgtacaaATCACAGCTCCATTATGGTCTACCATAATTTACAGTTGGGTTAATAAATGTGCTATTGGATTGCATAATTACTGTGAATTTTAAGAATACATCATTGTGccaaatatttcaagaaaaatgctattaatATAGTGTGTTTGCTTAAACCTCtatgttttgttattttcatgcaTACATTTTGCTCTCATACTTTTTActctttccatgaaaaatatAGTCTTTTATTTACCTTGCATTAAATTAGGCATTGGAAAGAATAATGTAGGTTACTTTAGGAAGAGCtattgctttattaaaaatgcatttctgaaagggACTACAAATCACAattataaaaagcaaagcataaaaTTCTCTACTGAATAGTAACATTTGATAAAAGCCAATTTTtgaaaagtatatattttatagtTATCTATCCATGCTACCAAATGCACATTGCACCATGAAATAATGATGTGTCTtgtcaaaaagcaaacaaacaagtatCACCCCTCAGGACAAAAACTACATTAGAGGACATTGAGCTCTTTACTTGGTTCATTATAGTGCTGATTTTCAATCACCCGGGATGG is a window of Balearica regulorum gibbericeps isolate bBalReg1 chromosome 8, bBalReg1.pri, whole genome shotgun sequence DNA encoding:
- the ADGRL4 gene encoding adhesion G protein-coupled receptor L4 isoform X3, with the translated sequence MIMNVKMLLSLAESMPIAQTQWEVISACVCLASNPAMVNKLLYLMMEPPAWISHLKTPLEMLQEINKNTLGPLLPVDVISYVEVLSYSSLNTMHYSVSDNEALHNTTINVFVNTVNNFLQKDKLTAWEALPIDHQRRSLTKLLHTAEQATLLMSQNFKKTTQLDANASDIALKVFAFDSHHMKHIHPHVYMGGDYIKISPKKRQESHPNGTVAVVFLRYSNIGSLLSSPKNRSLKETSEQRQTVSSSVIAVAISSNPPTLYELEKIIFTLKYAKTADKDIKCAFWNYSADTMNGNWATEGCELTHSNSTHISCKCNHLTHFAVLMSSGGSVGVTNYNILTRITQLGIIISLICLSMCIFTFWFFSEIQSTRTTIHKNLCCSLFLAELIFLIGINMNTNKLFCSITAGLLHYFLLAAFAWMCIEGIHLYLIVVGVIYNKGFLHKNFYVFGYVSPAVVVGISAALGYKYYGTTEVCWLSTKNNFIWSFIGPACLIILVNLLAFGVIIYKVFRHTALLKPEVSCYENIRSCARGALALLFLLGATWIFGVLHVVQGSVVTAYLFTIFNAFQGMFIFIFLCVLSRKIQEEYYRLFKNVPCCFGCLR